A region of the Bombus pyrosoma isolate SC7728 linkage group LG15, ASM1482585v1, whole genome shotgun sequence genome:
TAAAAGATTATCATGTGAGTATATAAgtatatcttaaatattattggTTATGCAGTTATGTTTATacgcaatatttttttattggaatcataatatcgtatattatatttattgatgttatttcttcaaaatgtaTCCTTTTTATTAGTAAAACTCAATGGAGGAAGGCATGTTATTGGAATTTTACGTGGCTTTGATCCGTTTATGAACATGGTTATAGATGAAAGTGTCGAAGAATGCAAAGATGGTACAAAGAACAATATTGGAATGGTGGTAAGTTAGTGGATTCTCTTTGCGGTGACAAATGAATTTCTGTTGAATTAATGAATTCATCTTATCATTTTAGGTAATACGTG
Encoded here:
- the LOC122575746 gene encoding probable small nuclear ribonucleoprotein G, which encodes MSKAHPPELKKYMDKRLSLKLNGGRHVIGILRGFDPFMNMVIDESVEECKDGTKNNIGMVVIRGNSVIMLEALDRI